Below is a genomic region from Brassica oleracea var. oleracea cultivar TO1000 chromosome C9, BOL, whole genome shotgun sequence.
CAAGATATTTTTCAGTATGTAAAAATAATGATTGACATCTTAGATTAAAATTAAATTTTAAAATTAACGATACGTTAAATCTAACGAATTAAGCAATTATTTTTGAAATTATTCATATATGTTTAGTTATTAGTTTAACAATTTTGTATGGATAGCGCACTGTTTTTCAGCTGAGTTAATATTTGTATTGATTCATTTAGAATGAGATTCGCTTGATGTTCATTTTATATTGCATGTTGTTTGATCCACGATTTTTGATCCAAGAAAATTTAAGGATATTTGAATACAATTTTTGTTAATCAGAACAATACATGCATAATATATTATTAAGCAGTTTGCGAAATTGAGACACAATGAGTCCACAAAGCGTCACTTTTCGTCAAATACTCTGTTTCGTGGGCAACTAAGTGTGGCTTCTCAGCAATATATTTGATAAGAGTATCGTGACACATTTTTCCTTCTTGAACAAGATCATGACAGCATGCATCAGTGATGGTTAAATTTTCAAAGACAACACCAATTATATCCAACGCACATTTTGGACTGATTTTAAGAAGACATGTATCCCATAGTGATTTAGCTTCAGCTTCTTCTACAGAGAATGCAGGAACGAATGCACTAACCAAAGCAACAACAATGAATACGATAGTAGTTCGGGAGGAAGTGTGAGCCATTTTGCCAATGCTTTCAAAATAAGTGGCAAATGTTATTAATCTAATATATTAAAATGTTTGTAACTGGTATCTTATAATGAAATTTTGTCTCATATTTATAAGAGATTAAACACTCAAACACAAACTAAATGTATTTTCAAGCGAACGTAACAAAATGCAGTTTAACCTTAATTAAAATGTGACTGTTAATAAGAGTTTTCTCTAACATATTTAGTAAATTTAGAGAAAATAACATATTTCTAAATTATTAATGTTTTAAGTTATTTTGTTGTTAAGAAATAAACTACCAATCGAATTTAACCCTTGTTTACACCTATTCTTTATTTTCTGAAAATGTTAACAGGCTCCATCATTTTACAGAAATTTTGGTTTAAGAATGTGAATTTAATCGAGTATGAATTGTCCTATAACGCGTATCCTTATTTTGTAACAATTTACTACTAAAACAAATTCTATAGCTAAACCATTACTAGTTTGTAGATTATATAGATATAATTTCTTAGAACGGGAACTGGAACTTACAAAACAAATATTTGATTTAAACTGTTAAATGCCAAAATTAAAGGGTTGTAATCTGTTAAAAATTTTGAAGCCAAATCTAAATATTGTAAGAAATGAAATAAAAAATGTGCACAATTGTTTTCCAAAACTTTTGTGATCGAACTAAAACTCAAATCCATACGCTCTATCCTTATATCATTGGCATAATTTATTACCTACTTATTACTAGTCATAGGGTATTGTTATTTTGTGTGATTACAACCGGTCTCATTATTTTCTTTATAAAT
It encodes:
- the LOC106317022 gene encoding uncharacterized protein LOC106317022, with protein sequence MAHTSSRTTIVFIVVALVSAFVPAFSVEEAEAKSLWDTCLLKISPKCALDIIGVVFENLTITDACCHDLVQEGKMCHDTLIKYIAEKPHLVAHETEYLTKSDALWTHCVSISQTA